A window from Prosthecochloris marina encodes these proteins:
- a CDS encoding RNA recognition motif domain-containing protein, producing the protein MNIYIGNLEYGVTEDQLRDAFGEFGEVSSSNIITDKFTGRSKGFGFVEMPNDEEANAAIDALNDAELNGRPIRVNQARPREERPARPRY; encoded by the coding sequence ATGAACATTTATATTGGCAACCTGGAGTACGGTGTAACAGAAGATCAATTGCGTGATGCATTTGGCGAATTCGGAGAAGTCTCCAGCTCGAACATCATCACCGATAAATTCACTGGCCGTTCCAAGGGTTTCGGATTCGTTGAAATGCCTAACGATGAAGAGGCTAATGCTGCTATCGATGCTTTGAATGATGCTGAATTAAATGGTCGTCCTATAAGGGTCAATCAGGCAAGACCTCGCGAAGAAAGACCGGCAAGGCCTCGCTACTGA
- a CDS encoding radical SAM/SPASM domain-containing protein yields the protein MLYPSRYNVIVPDGDDVLLFNTHSLCFGRLRASLYNDALELVESLHAETDTSNFSDQTRAVAFEMRQKGFFVPDPSAESTVVTNRFEQRKNARNHLGLTIAPTVDCNFACPYCYEYTDYSIMPNRVQHDVAAYIDRTLASGRYRSMHVTWYGGEPLLGESFSALEFLSGKIITACRNSDIPYSANIITNGYLLDRETAERLAACNVSLAQITLDGPGELHDQTRMLKNGQETFDRILQNIKNSRDLLRFSIRMNVNEANASSVMQLKQILLEERILDDNGRVAFYLSPVRSYTSSCQSGDCLSNVSFYKLQLELIKKGINNGGFQVVEEYPVLKESVCTAVGPDSYVIGPSGELYKCWLDLGRHEHSVGHIDRKGLHLNARINKWHDFLPFDEESQCASCTMLPICMGGCPELNIRSRYEEENRACCNWKYYLQEHLLHLANLEKSVHTF from the coding sequence ATGCTGTATCCATCCCGGTATAACGTGATTGTGCCTGACGGGGATGACGTCTTGCTTTTCAATACGCATTCTCTTTGTTTCGGGCGTCTTCGTGCATCACTCTATAACGATGCTCTTGAACTGGTTGAATCGCTTCATGCGGAGACTGATACGTCGAATTTCAGCGATCAGACAAGGGCTGTTGCCTTTGAAATGCGTCAGAAAGGTTTTTTCGTGCCGGATCCATCTGCCGAAAGCACGGTTGTAACAAACCGGTTCGAGCAGCGTAAAAACGCACGCAACCATCTCGGGTTGACAATAGCTCCTACGGTTGATTGCAATTTTGCGTGCCCTTACTGTTACGAGTATACGGATTATTCGATAATGCCCAACCGGGTTCAGCATGATGTAGCTGCATATATTGATAGAACTCTTGCTTCAGGCAGGTACAGGAGCATGCATGTTACCTGGTACGGGGGAGAACCGTTGTTGGGGGAAAGTTTCAGCGCGCTCGAATTTCTTTCAGGCAAGATCATAACGGCCTGCAGAAACAGCGATATTCCATATTCGGCGAACATTATAACCAATGGTTATCTGCTGGATCGGGAAACTGCCGAACGCCTTGCTGCATGTAACGTTTCGTTGGCCCAGATTACCCTTGATGGTCCCGGAGAACTTCACGATCAAACCCGAATGCTGAAAAACGGGCAGGAAACCTTTGACCGTATTCTGCAGAATATCAAAAATAGCCGTGATTTGCTTCGTTTCAGCATACGCATGAACGTCAATGAAGCAAATGCATCTTCAGTAATGCAATTGAAACAAATCCTGCTTGAAGAAAGGATTCTCGATGACAATGGACGGGTTGCATTTTACCTTTCTCCTGTCCGCTCCTACACGTCTTCATGCCAGAGCGGAGACTGTCTCAGCAATGTATCTTTTTACAAGCTTCAGCTCGAGCTTATAAAAAAGGGGATAAACAACGGCGGTTTTCAAGTTGTGGAGGAATATCCTGTATTGAAAGAAAGTGTGTGTACCGCTGTCGGCCCCGACTCTTACGTTATCGGACCGTCAGGCGAGTTGTACAAATGCTGGCTCGATCTCGGCCGCCATGAGCATTCTGTAGGACACATTGATCGCAAGGGGCTTCACCTCAATGCCCGAATAAACAAGTGGCATGATTTTCTGCCTTTCGACGAGGAATCACAATGTGCTTCCTGTACTATGCTACCGATCTGTATGGGAGGGTGTCCGGAACTGAACATTCGCAGCAGGTACGAGGAGGAAAACCGTGCATGTTGTAATTGGAAATACTATCTTCAGGAACATCTTCTTCACCTGGCAAATCTTGAAAAAAGTGTACATACCTTTTGA
- a CDS encoding TetR/AcrR family transcriptional regulator: MSRSSEKAREELVEAALRLFAERGYYGVTVRDVLEEADTHLSVLNYYFRSKDALYREALLRACEKASFSQKDREALLQLEPHRALYIVNLQLKIQDDRFL, translated from the coding sequence ATGTCAAGGAGCTCGGAAAAGGCAAGGGAGGAACTCGTCGAGGCGGCTCTTCGGCTGTTTGCCGAAAGAGGGTATTACGGAGTGACGGTGAGAGATGTTCTTGAAGAAGCCGATACACATCTCAGCGTGCTGAACTATTATTTCAGGTCAAAGGATGCTCTCTACAGGGAGGCGCTTTTGAGGGCATGCGAGAAAGCTTCTTTTTCTCAAAAAGACCGGGAGGCCTTGTTGCAGCTCGAACCGCACAGGGCGTTATACATTGTGAATTTACAGTTGAAAATTCAGGATGATAGATTTTTGTGA
- a CDS encoding TetR/AcrR family transcriptional regulator: MGSTKSSEKTRERLVDAAGRLFAEKGFNGVTVRDIVQNAETHLSALNYHFRSKEALYREALLTACTKASFSPKNREELLQLEPYEALYTIINESLKWHDQRPVKNWENDIIVRECWEPSSVFGEVVEKYFKPQVSFMAEIIGKIAGKPPDDPKVLYAVIVLIGLVDTFGEYRLLIDSVAPNLTGHFKQGNLLTKELFNTVVQTVKTSIDE; this comes from the coding sequence ATGGGATCGACAAAAAGTTCGGAAAAAACAAGGGAAAGGCTCGTTGATGCGGCAGGCCGACTGTTTGCCGAGAAAGGTTTCAACGGCGTGACCGTAAGAGATATAGTTCAGAATGCAGAGACGCATCTCAGTGCGCTGAACTACCATTTCAGGTCAAAGGAGGCCCTTTACCGGGAAGCTCTTTTGACGGCATGTACCAAGGCTTCTTTTTCCCCAAAAAACCGCGAAGAGCTGTTGCAACTCGAACCATACGAGGCGCTGTATACCATTATCAACGAGTCGTTGAAATGGCATGATCAGAGGCCGGTAAAAAATTGGGAAAATGATATCATCGTTCGTGAATGTTGGGAGCCGAGCAGCGTTTTCGGGGAGGTTGTTGAAAAGTATTTCAAGCCTCAAGTGAGTTTCATGGCAGAGATCATTGGAAAAATTGCTGGTAAACCGCCTGATGATCCAAAGGTGCTTTATGCGGTAATTGTGCTCATAGGGCTGGTTGATACGTTTGGCGAGTACAGGCTTTTGATTGATTCCGTTGCACCAAATCTGACCGGCCATTTCAAGCAGGGGAATCTGCTTACCAAAGAACTGTTCAATACTGTGGTTCAAACAGTGAAAACATCTATCGATGAATGA
- a CDS encoding AMP-binding protein, whose amino-acid sequence MAAEPWIKHYDEGVPPSLQPYPLHTIVDIVRKRARKIPQCPALFFKGASMTWGELERISNAFALALQAAGLKKGGRVALLVPNSPQMIISELAIWKTGAVAVPMNPLYTEHELVYALNECGAEIAIVLTPFYEKVRSAIPSTSLRKVVASNIKEYLSPLKKILFTLFKEKKDGHAVTLHEDDLLFCDMIKTHLGLPEPDISTLPTDPALFLFTGGTTGMPKCAVCTHHALIISGMQIARWFSVVLDRGNDIVMINMPLFHVYAQVGILGAALVDEYPFVLIPNPRDLDDLVATIKKYRPSVLPGVPTLFNALADHPGVKKDRKALSSLKLCVSGAAPLLLETKKRFEELTGGRIIDAYALTESMIGAVLTPVLGTYKEGSVGIPAPDVKIKIVDQDDGKCELPPKEVGEVIMRAPQLMKEYWQRPGETMETVRDGWLYTGDLGYLDNDGYLFIIDRKKDLIKPGGFQVWPRDVEEVIAAHPDVREVGVAGVPDSYQGEAVKAWVVLREGARLDAEDLREFCRKELAAYKIPKFFSFTRSLPKSLVGKVLRRELVEEHCREVS is encoded by the coding sequence ATGGCTGCAGAACCATGGATCAAGCATTATGATGAGGGGGTCCCTCCTTCACTCCAACCTTATCCTCTTCACACCATTGTCGATATCGTACGCAAACGGGCTCGTAAAATACCGCAATGCCCGGCACTTTTTTTCAAGGGTGCCTCGATGACCTGGGGGGAACTTGAGCGGATAAGCAATGCATTCGCACTGGCGCTTCAGGCTGCAGGATTGAAAAAAGGAGGAAGGGTCGCTTTGCTTGTGCCGAATTCTCCCCAAATGATTATTTCCGAACTGGCGATCTGGAAAACAGGTGCTGTCGCTGTTCCGATGAATCCTCTTTATACCGAGCATGAACTTGTGTATGCATTGAATGAATGCGGTGCGGAAATAGCGATTGTTCTGACTCCTTTTTACGAAAAGGTCAGGTCGGCAATCCCCTCTACCAGTTTGCGAAAAGTCGTAGCGAGTAACATCAAGGAGTATCTTTCTCCACTTAAAAAAATTCTTTTCACCCTTTTCAAAGAAAAGAAAGATGGCCACGCGGTAACGCTTCATGAGGATGATCTTCTCTTTTGTGATATGATCAAAACTCATCTGGGGTTGCCGGAACCCGATATTTCGACGCTTCCGACCGATCCGGCGTTGTTTCTCTTTACCGGTGGAACGACAGGAATGCCGAAATGCGCTGTCTGTACCCACCATGCTTTGATTATCAGCGGTATGCAGATTGCCCGTTGGTTCAGTGTTGTGCTTGACAGGGGCAACGATATCGTCATGATCAATATGCCTCTTTTTCATGTTTACGCTCAGGTCGGCATACTCGGGGCTGCTTTAGTCGATGAATATCCTTTTGTGTTGATACCCAATCCCCGTGACCTCGACGATCTTGTCGCTACGATCAAAAAGTACAGGCCGTCCGTTCTCCCCGGCGTTCCGACATTGTTTAACGCCCTTGCCGATCATCCAGGCGTAAAAAAAGATCGTAAGGCCCTTAGTTCTCTGAAGCTTTGTGTTTCCGGTGCGGCTCCACTGTTGCTCGAAACGAAGAAACGTTTCGAGGAGTTGACAGGGGGGAGAATCATAGATGCCTACGCTCTGACCGAATCAATGATAGGAGCTGTTCTGACCCCTGTTCTGGGTACCTATAAAGAAGGTTCGGTCGGCATACCGGCTCCGGATGTGAAAATTAAAATCGTCGATCAAGACGACGGGAAGTGTGAGTTACCTCCAAAAGAGGTCGGGGAAGTGATCATGCGTGCTCCACAGCTTATGAAAGAGTACTGGCAGCGCCCTGGCGAGACCATGGAAACCGTCCGGGATGGCTGGCTTTATACCGGTGACCTCGGTTACCTCGATAATGACGGCTATCTTTTCATTATTGACCGAAAGAAAGATCTCATCAAGCCGGGCGGGTTTCAGGTTTGGCCAAGGGATGTCGAGGAGGTCATCGCAGCACACCCGGATGTGCGTGAAGTAGGGGTTGCCGGCGTACCTGACAGCTATCAGGGGGAAGCTGTTAAAGCGTGGGTCGTGCTGCGTGAGGGGGCTCGGCTCGATGCCGAAGACTTGCGTGAGTTTTGCAGAAAGGAGCTGGCTGCTTACAAGATCCCGAAATTTTTCTCTTTCACACGTAGTCTGCCAAAATCTCTGGTTGGCAAGGTATTGCGACGTGAGCTCGTCGAGGAGCATTGTCGAGAGGTATCCTGA